Proteins from a single region of Chromobacterium sp. ATCC 53434:
- a CDS encoding arsenate reductase ArsC, translated as MNQATVNVLFLCTGNSCRSILAEAVFNHLAPADWHAMSAGSQPTGQVPPRSLTLLAREGIATDGYHSKSWDHLPATPDIVITVCASAAGETCPAYLGPVLRSHWGVEDPAHAAGSDQEIDAAFLTAYRILRARIEAFLALPLDLLRQDRPLLKVELDRIGTLLP; from the coding sequence ATGAACCAAGCCACGGTCAATGTGCTGTTCCTGTGTACCGGCAATTCCTGTCGATCCATCTTGGCTGAAGCGGTATTCAATCACCTGGCGCCGGCCGACTGGCATGCAATGAGCGCCGGCAGCCAGCCAACCGGGCAGGTGCCCCCGCGCTCGCTGACGCTGCTGGCGCGAGAAGGGATCGCCACCGACGGCTATCACAGCAAGTCTTGGGATCATCTGCCGGCTACGCCGGACATCGTGATTACGGTGTGCGCCAGCGCCGCCGGCGAAACCTGCCCGGCGTATCTAGGCCCGGTGCTACGCAGCCACTGGGGTGTAGAGGATCCTGCCCATGCGGCGGGCAGTGATCAGGAGATCGACGCAGCCTTCCTGACAGCCTATCGCATCTTGAGGGCTCGGATCGAGGCGTTCCTGGCCCTACCGCTGGACCTGCTGCGCCAGGACCGCCCCCTGCTCAAAGTAGAGTTGGATCGCATCGGTACGCTGCTCCCTTGA
- a CDS encoding slipin family protein encodes MRAGKLRGVSGPGLFLIIPVVDNVVATIDERIQTTAFNAEQALTRDTVPVNVDAIIFWHVHDAQKAALAITDYRQAIDRVAQTSLREMIGSSMLGVLLSDRRSTDQELCRKIGEKTAEWGITVRSVEIRDVAIPVALQDSMSRQAQAEREKQARIILGSAEAEIANKFVEAANVYADHPAALQLRAMNIIYETTKERGTTILIPSTMVDSLNPMVAAGTSRASKRQATPHASANHANPVESTALK; translated from the coding sequence TTGCGCGCCGGCAAATTGCGCGGAGTCAGCGGACCGGGCCTGTTCTTGATCATCCCGGTGGTAGACAACGTGGTGGCAACCATAGACGAAAGAATCCAGACCACCGCCTTTAATGCCGAACAGGCCTTGACCCGCGACACGGTGCCAGTGAACGTGGATGCCATCATCTTCTGGCATGTCCATGACGCGCAAAAGGCGGCGCTGGCCATCACTGATTATCGCCAGGCTATAGACCGCGTGGCGCAGACCTCGCTGCGTGAAATGATAGGCTCATCGATGCTGGGCGTGCTGCTGAGCGACCGCCGCAGCACCGACCAGGAACTGTGCCGCAAGATAGGCGAAAAGACCGCGGAATGGGGCATTACGGTGCGCTCAGTGGAAATCCGCGACGTTGCCATACCAGTGGCGTTGCAGGACTCGATGTCGCGTCAGGCGCAGGCCGAACGAGAAAAGCAGGCCCGCATCATCTTGGGGTCCGCCGAAGCCGAAATCGCCAACAAGTTCGTCGAGGCGGCCAATGTCTATGCCGACCACCCGGCCGCGCTGCAATTGCGGGCAATGAACATCATCTACGAAACCACCAAGGAGCGCGGCACCACCATTCTGATCCCGAGCACCATGGTGGACAGCCTGAATCCAATGGTCGCCGCTGGCACAAGCCGCGCCTCCAAGCGACAGGCCACGCCCCACGCCTCCGCCAACCACGCCAACCCGGTCGAATCCACCGCATTGAAATAA
- a CDS encoding Crp/Fnr family transcriptional regulator: protein MTIDDNPRRNGLLAGLPEAEWLRLRPHLEPVEMPLGKVLYEPDCALSHVYFPTTAIVSLLYVMEDGASAEIAVVGWEGIVGIALFMGGETTPSRAVVQSAGYGYRLKAQALKDEFNRAGPMMHLLLRYTQALITQMGQTAVCNRHHSLDQQLCRWLLLSLDRLAGDELVMTQELIANMLGVRREGVTEAALKLQKAGLIRYVRGHITILDRFGLEQRTCECYEVVKKEYQRLSGPLP, encoded by the coding sequence ATGACCATCGACGATAATCCTAGGCGGAATGGTTTGCTGGCCGGATTGCCGGAGGCTGAGTGGTTGCGGCTGCGCCCGCATCTGGAGCCGGTAGAAATGCCCTTGGGCAAGGTGCTGTATGAGCCGGACTGCGCGCTGAGCCATGTTTACTTTCCAACGACAGCGATCGTGTCGCTGCTGTATGTGATGGAGGATGGGGCTTCGGCGGAAATCGCGGTGGTGGGCTGGGAGGGGATTGTCGGCATCGCCCTGTTCATGGGCGGGGAGACCACGCCCAGCCGCGCCGTGGTGCAAAGCGCCGGCTATGGCTATCGCTTGAAAGCGCAGGCTTTGAAAGACGAGTTCAATCGCGCGGGGCCGATGATGCATCTGCTGCTGCGCTATACCCAGGCCTTGATCACCCAGATGGGACAAACCGCGGTCTGCAATCGCCACCATTCGCTGGATCAGCAATTGTGCCGCTGGCTGCTGTTGAGCCTGGATCGCTTGGCCGGGGACGAGTTGGTCATGACCCAGGAGTTGATCGCCAATATGCTGGGCGTCCGCCGCGAGGGCGTGACCGAAGCCGCCCTGAAGTTGCAGAAGGCCGGTTTGATCCGCTATGTGCGGGGGCATATCACCATTCTCGATCGTTTTGGGCTGGAGCAGCGCACCTGCGAATGCTACGAAGTGGTGAAGAAGGAGTATCAACGCCTGTCCGGGCCGCTGCCATAG
- a CDS encoding BON domain-containing protein yields the protein MKNDMQLQQDVIAELNWDPSINATHVGVSASDGAVTLTGHVSSYAEKWAAERAALRVAGVKALAIEMDVQLPNADRRDDADISRSVANLLQQMAEIPKEGLQVMVEKGWVTLSGTVEWDYQRQIATRMVRHLLGVTGVSDNIAIRPKLSMNEVKGGVENALRRRAIADMDSISVTIQGSDVILNGSVHSWSERELADHAAWGMPGVHQVINRIKVVI from the coding sequence ATGAAAAACGATATGCAATTACAACAGGATGTAATAGCGGAACTTAATTGGGACCCATCTATCAATGCCACCCATGTAGGCGTATCTGCTAGTGATGGCGCGGTAACGCTAACCGGACATGTCAGCAGTTATGCCGAAAAATGGGCAGCGGAGCGCGCGGCGCTGCGCGTAGCCGGCGTCAAAGCGCTGGCCATTGAAATGGATGTCCAATTACCGAATGCAGACCGGCGTGACGATGCCGATATATCCCGATCAGTCGCCAATCTACTGCAACAAATGGCTGAAATACCTAAAGAAGGTTTGCAAGTCATGGTGGAAAAGGGTTGGGTCACGCTATCTGGAACGGTGGAATGGGATTATCAGCGCCAAATCGCTACACGGATGGTACGACATTTACTGGGTGTCACCGGCGTGAGCGACAATATCGCCATCCGCCCCAAACTATCCATGAACGAGGTGAAGGGTGGTGTGGAAAATGCGCTTCGCCGCCGGGCCATAGCCGATATGGACAGCATTTCCGTAACCATTCAGGGATCAGATGTGATTCTGAATGGTTCAGTGCATAGCTGGTCTGAACGCGAATTAGCCGATCATGCCGCCTGGGGCATGCCGGGCGTACATCAGGTGATCAATAGAATCAAGGTAGTAATCTAG
- a CDS encoding DNA-binding protein produces MSSTQIHFPQTCVMLTTNALAEQLGMRAQSLRKRFAATGSYFGVRPVKLPNGQLRWPTDAVERLMKGRAA; encoded by the coding sequence ATGAGCAGTACCCAAATTCACTTTCCGCAAACTTGTGTGATGCTGACCACGAATGCGTTGGCTGAGCAGCTTGGCATGCGAGCGCAGTCTTTGCGCAAGCGTTTCGCCGCTACAGGCAGCTACTTTGGCGTTCGGCCGGTCAAGCTGCCGAATGGCCAATTGCGCTGGCCTACAGATGCTGTCGAACGTTTGATGAAAGGGCGCGCTGCATGA
- a CDS encoding IS5 family transposase translates to MKPRNAIKKDLFAADHHRQKIDHLGDPLVEIEKHINFAALAAEVDRVAPRPVSQQGGRPPFPTETMVRILVLKRLYNLSDEQMEYQLLDRMSYQRFCGLGQAVNIPDRTTIWTFENRIGETGARALFDGVSAQLLKQGYIARGGQIIDATLVPAPKQHNSSDEKMLLDQGATPADWKPAKRRQKDQDASWTKKHGKSYFGYKLSVNVDNKYKLIRKFKTDTASTHDSQHFDNVFDTSNTSRDVYADRGYPSEARGAQLAQDRFRNRIQRKGHANKPLSECQQQRNHRIAKVRARVEHVFAMIDQMGGKLVRTIGQPRANFALTMMATCYNLKRLVFLRKAGIVAF, encoded by the coding sequence ATGAAACCACGCAACGCCATCAAGAAAGACCTGTTCGCCGCCGACCACCACCGGCAGAAGATCGACCACCTGGGCGACCCTCTGGTCGAGATCGAGAAGCACATCAACTTTGCCGCCTTGGCGGCCGAGGTCGATCGGGTCGCGCCTCGGCCAGTCAGCCAGCAGGGCGGCCGCCCGCCGTTTCCGACCGAAACGATGGTGCGGATTCTGGTCCTCAAGCGGCTGTACAACCTGTCCGATGAACAAATGGAGTATCAACTGCTCGACCGGATGAGTTATCAGCGTTTCTGTGGGCTGGGCCAGGCGGTCAACATCCCTGACCGCACCACGATTTGGACCTTCGAGAATCGGATCGGCGAAACCGGGGCCCGTGCACTGTTCGATGGCGTGTCAGCACAATTGCTCAAGCAAGGCTATATCGCGCGCGGCGGCCAAATCATCGACGCGACGTTGGTGCCAGCGCCGAAGCAGCACAACAGCAGCGACGAGAAGATGCTGCTCGATCAGGGCGCAACGCCGGCCGATTGGAAACCCGCGAAGCGGCGCCAGAAGGACCAGGATGCCAGCTGGACCAAAAAGCACGGCAAATCCTACTTTGGCTACAAACTGTCGGTGAACGTCGACAACAAATACAAGCTGATCCGCAAGTTCAAAACTGATACGGCCAGTACGCATGACAGCCAGCATTTCGACAACGTCTTCGATACCAGCAATACAAGCCGGGATGTTTACGCCGACCGAGGCTATCCGTCCGAGGCCCGTGGAGCGCAGCTTGCCCAAGACAGATTTCGGAATCGGATTCAGCGAAAGGGGCACGCCAACAAGCCGCTGTCCGAGTGCCAGCAGCAGCGCAACCACCGCATCGCCAAGGTTCGTGCCCGTGTCGAACACGTGTTCGCCATGATTGATCAGATGGGAGGCAAGTTGGTCCGCACAATTGGCCAACCGCGCGCGAACTTTGCGCTGACGATGATGGCGACCTGTTACAACCTAAAGCGCTTGGTGTTCCTCCGGAAAGCCGGAATCGTGGCCTTCTGA
- a CDS encoding helix-turn-helix transcriptional regulator, translating into METKTAVTLLAALAQDTRLAIYRLLVQQGPEGLAVGQIGERLAVANATLSFHLKELSHAGLVLARQEGRFIYYSANYEQMNGLLGFLTENCCRGEACTPASSIAPCDGACQ; encoded by the coding sequence ATGGAAACCAAAACCGCTGTCACCCTCTTGGCTGCCCTGGCGCAGGACACGCGCCTGGCGATCTACCGACTGCTGGTCCAGCAAGGCCCCGAAGGTCTGGCAGTTGGCCAGATCGGCGAGCGGCTCGCCGTGGCCAACGCCACCCTGTCCTTCCACCTGAAAGAGCTGTCTCACGCCGGGCTGGTCCTGGCCCGCCAGGAGGGACGCTTCATCTACTACTCGGCCAACTACGAGCAGATGAATGGCCTGTTGGGCTTTCTGACCGAGAACTGCTGCCGCGGCGAGGCCTGCACGCCGGCGAGCAGCATCGCGCCTTGCGATGGCGCGTGCCAGTAA
- a CDS encoding ArsI/CadI family heavy metal resistance metalloenzyme — protein sequence MKRFHVHVAVANLEDSIRFYSALFNAQPTVQKTDYAKWMLEDPRLNFAISSRGAAAGVDHLGFQVDSEEELAQLQHQLQAADISMVTQTGTACCYAESNKHWVTDPSGLAWESYQTLASIPTFNGGESAPGEPASACCAPKTSTVKITPKNTCAPGSGCC from the coding sequence ATGAAACGCTTTCACGTACACGTCGCGGTAGCCAACCTGGAAGACAGCATCCGCTTCTACTCGGCGCTGTTTAACGCGCAGCCCACGGTGCAGAAGACCGATTACGCCAAGTGGATGTTGGAGGATCCGCGCCTCAACTTTGCGATCTCCAGCCGCGGCGCCGCCGCTGGCGTCGATCATCTGGGCTTTCAGGTGGACAGCGAGGAAGAGCTGGCACAACTGCAGCACCAACTGCAGGCCGCCGATATCAGCATGGTGACGCAGACCGGCACCGCCTGCTGCTACGCCGAGTCGAACAAGCACTGGGTGACCGACCCTTCCGGCCTTGCCTGGGAGAGCTATCAGACGCTGGCGTCGATCCCGACCTTCAACGGCGGAGAATCTGCCCCCGGCGAACCAGCCAGCGCTTGCTGTGCGCCGAAGACCTCCACGGTCAAGATCACACCCAAGAACACCTGTGCGCCCGGCAGCGGCTGCTGCTGA
- the arsB gene encoding ACR3 family arsenite efflux transporter: MSSPSEAAHPCAAGASLSLFERYLTAWVALCIMAGIGLGQVFPGLFHAIGGLEIAQVNLPVGLLIWVMIIPMLLKIDFGALHQVKANIKGIGVTLFINWLVKPFSMAFLAWLFIRVWFAPLLPAAQLDSYIAGLILLAAAPCTAMVFVWSRLTGGDPYFTLSQVALNDLIMVFAFAPLVGLLLGVSSISVPWATLLTSVGLYIVVPVLIAQAIRKTLLDKGQAVFDTAMHQIQPWSIAALLLTLVLLFAFQGKAILQQPLVIALLAVPILIQVFFNSALAYWLNRQVGEKHAIACPSALIGASNFFELAVAAAISLFGFQSGAALATVVGVLIEVPVMLLVVRIVNATKPWYERTV, translated from the coding sequence ATGTCCTCCCCATCTGAAGCCGCCCATCCCTGCGCCGCCGGTGCCTCGCTGAGCCTATTCGAGCGCTACCTGACCGCCTGGGTCGCCCTCTGCATTATGGCCGGCATCGGCTTGGGGCAGGTCTTCCCCGGCCTGTTCCACGCGATCGGCGGTTTGGAAATCGCCCAGGTCAACCTACCGGTCGGCCTGCTGATTTGGGTGATGATCATCCCGATGCTGCTGAAAATCGATTTCGGCGCACTGCATCAGGTCAAGGCAAATATCAAGGGCATCGGCGTCACCCTGTTCATCAACTGGCTGGTCAAGCCGTTCTCAATGGCCTTTCTGGCTTGGCTGTTCATCCGGGTGTGGTTTGCGCCACTGTTGCCGGCAGCGCAGCTGGACAGTTACATCGCGGGCCTGATCCTACTGGCGGCCGCGCCGTGCACCGCCATGGTGTTCGTCTGGAGCCGGCTGACCGGCGGCGACCCGTATTTCACGCTGTCCCAGGTCGCGCTGAACGACTTGATCATGGTGTTCGCCTTCGCGCCGCTGGTCGGCCTGCTGCTGGGTGTTTCCAGCATCTCCGTGCCGTGGGCCACGCTGCTGACTTCGGTGGGGCTGTATATCGTGGTACCGGTGCTGATCGCGCAGGCCATCCGCAAGACGCTGCTGGACAAGGGCCAAGCGGTGTTCGATACCGCCATGCACCAGATACAACCGTGGTCGATTGCCGCGTTGCTGCTAACCCTGGTGCTGCTGTTCGCCTTCCAGGGCAAGGCCATCCTTCAGCAGCCGCTGGTGATCGCGCTGCTGGCAGTGCCCATCCTGATCCAGGTGTTCTTCAACTCGGCGCTGGCCTATTGGCTCAACCGCCAGGTAGGGGAAAAACACGCCATCGCCTGCCCGTCGGCGCTGATCGGCGCCTCCAACTTCTTCGAGCTGGCCGTCGCGGCCGCGATCAGCCTGTTCGGCTTCCAATCTGGCGCCGCGCTAGCCACTGTGGTGGGCGTGCTGATCGAGGTGCCGGTGATGCTGCTGGTGGTACGCATCGTCAATGCGACCAAGCCATGGTACGAACGCACTGTTTGA
- a CDS encoding TraR/DksA family transcriptional regulator, whose product MTDTSSSAPSAVDHSLSPQQLMALEAELLQARDALLRASRETERHLQSFLAISDADERGQQAEEHRMDLTVQEREKLQLQRIDQALQRIRDGSYGYCAVSGEPIGIDRLKAQPTATLSRAAQEKLEAWQKRS is encoded by the coding sequence ATGACAGACACCTCGTCCTCCGCGCCAAGCGCTGTCGACCACAGCCTTTCGCCGCAACAACTGATGGCGTTGGAAGCCGAACTATTGCAGGCGCGCGATGCCTTGCTGCGCGCCAGCCGGGAAACGGAGCGCCATCTGCAAAGCTTCCTTGCGATCTCCGACGCAGACGAACGCGGCCAACAGGCAGAGGAGCATAGGATGGACTTGACGGTTCAAGAGAGGGAAAAACTGCAATTGCAGCGGATAGATCAAGCCTTGCAACGCATACGCGACGGCAGTTACGGCTACTGCGCAGTCAGCGGCGAGCCCATCGGAATAGACCGCCTTAAGGCTCAACCCACCGCTACGCTATCGCGCGCTGCTCAGGAAAAACTGGAAGCCTGGCAAAAACGGAGCTAG
- a CDS encoding inovirus-type Gp2 protein has protein sequence MNSSFQPDYAFSTDNCQSAINLILSCKHNGYKRIMGVRVDFLIKEEFQQSMSFFEIQDYKTRLWNNRRGKTSIFEHCLGWVWALEYTEKAGYHYHCLFVFDADKVHADAYYGDQIGEYWMAISQGKGCYNNCNRNKQQYYHLGVGRIHLDSEKELSNLCNAVIPYLAKNDDQVRSAIDCDAMAMGVLPMRVRTFGCSNNLKLW, from the coding sequence ATGAATTCTTCTTTTCAACCTGATTATGCATTTTCAACTGATAATTGTCAGAGTGCTATCAATTTAATCCTGAGCTGTAAGCATAATGGCTACAAAAGGATTATGGGGGTACGTGTAGATTTTCTGATTAAAGAAGAATTTCAGCAGAGCATGTCTTTTTTTGAAATTCAGGATTATAAGACAAGGCTATGGAATAATCGTCGCGGGAAGACTAGTATATTTGAGCACTGTCTGGGTTGGGTATGGGCTTTGGAATATACGGAAAAAGCTGGCTATCACTACCACTGCTTGTTTGTGTTTGATGCCGATAAGGTTCACGCGGATGCGTACTATGGTGACCAGATAGGTGAGTATTGGATGGCCATATCACAAGGGAAGGGGTGCTACAACAACTGCAATCGGAATAAGCAACAGTACTATCACCTTGGTGTTGGGAGGATACACTTGGACAGTGAAAAGGAGCTGAGCAATCTTTGTAATGCCGTTATCCCATATCTTGCCAAGAACGATGATCAAGTGCGATCTGCGATTGATTGTGATGCGATGGCAATGGGTGTATTGCCTATGAGAGTCCGGACCTTTGGCTGTAGTAATAACTTAAAGCTTTGGTAG
- a CDS encoding YfjI family protein: MLTLPKKLQSAVCATQALIQAPDSMVATLGIAVMSEAVQGLGSVQIPNGPLCPLSNWGLIIADTGVGKTPSLNMMRKPLVEFENARHRQYEQAMADFQAEHRAWDLERAEYEQALRKVVRKGGDTHACKQRLTQHMAEEPKRPRKTMLTYQDATPEAFCQGLCDHWPNASLVNDEAASYFNGHMGQAMAMLNQRWEIQSLSIERVSRDKPMFVQDPRVALILAIQPGPFERYMERSGQEARELGAMSRFLVCRPDNNQGNRYVGPLEIDPQELSGFHDRVTQCLQDSITTDGEPLPEKRVLTFSPEAARRYHQIREQIEVAMRPGQSLANVKDYAAKAPRHLARLAGVFEYFETGHTIISLDMLERAYAVMTWYINEYIRIFVPPPERSQEQQDADRLQSWLHQFAHKRCNRYLIKNDIRKHVLSELRDKARLQRALGVLQQRGWIMEWLVGKVGVIDMLPNHFRDHVALNAALQTYRASRCKPGF; this comes from the coding sequence ATGCTGACCTTGCCGAAGAAGCTCCAGAGTGCGGTTTGTGCTACGCAAGCACTGATTCAAGCACCGGACTCGATGGTGGCCACGCTGGGCATCGCCGTCATGTCCGAAGCCGTGCAAGGCCTGGGCAGCGTGCAGATCCCGAATGGGCCGCTTTGCCCTCTGTCTAACTGGGGGTTGATCATTGCCGACACGGGCGTGGGGAAAACGCCTTCTTTGAATATGATGCGCAAGCCGCTGGTTGAATTTGAAAATGCAAGGCATCGGCAGTATGAGCAAGCGATGGCAGACTTCCAAGCAGAACATCGTGCATGGGATCTGGAACGGGCCGAGTACGAGCAGGCCTTGCGCAAGGTGGTTCGGAAAGGAGGGGACACGCATGCCTGCAAGCAGCGCTTGACCCAGCATATGGCGGAAGAGCCGAAGCGTCCACGCAAGACCATGCTGACTTATCAAGATGCCACGCCTGAGGCCTTCTGCCAGGGGCTGTGCGATCACTGGCCGAATGCGAGCTTGGTAAACGATGAAGCTGCCAGTTACTTCAACGGCCATATGGGACAGGCGATGGCGATGCTCAATCAGCGCTGGGAGATTCAATCGCTGTCCATTGAGCGGGTTTCGCGGGACAAGCCCATGTTCGTGCAAGATCCCCGCGTGGCACTGATTCTGGCGATTCAACCCGGCCCCTTTGAGCGATACATGGAGCGCAGTGGACAGGAAGCGCGCGAACTGGGAGCGATGTCTCGCTTTCTGGTATGCCGTCCGGACAACAATCAAGGCAACCGTTATGTGGGGCCGCTCGAAATCGATCCGCAAGAGCTGAGCGGTTTTCATGATCGTGTGACGCAGTGCTTGCAAGACAGCATAACTACCGATGGCGAGCCCTTGCCGGAAAAACGCGTCTTGACCTTTAGCCCGGAAGCGGCCCGGCGTTACCATCAGATACGCGAGCAAATTGAGGTTGCCATGCGTCCTGGCCAGAGCTTGGCGAATGTGAAGGATTACGCGGCCAAGGCGCCGCGCCACTTGGCTAGATTGGCAGGCGTGTTCGAGTATTTCGAAACCGGTCATACCATCATCAGCTTGGACATGCTGGAGCGAGCCTATGCCGTGATGACCTGGTACATCAACGAGTACATCCGAATCTTTGTGCCGCCGCCGGAGCGCTCTCAGGAACAACAGGACGCGGATCGACTGCAATCTTGGTTGCATCAGTTCGCCCACAAACGATGCAACCGCTACTTGATTAAGAACGACATCCGCAAGCATGTACTGAGCGAGCTGCGCGACAAAGCACGTTTGCAGCGGGCTCTTGGGGTGTTGCAGCAGCGAGGCTGGATCATGGAGTGGTTGGTAGGGAAGGTGGGTGTGATCGATATGTTGCCTAATCACTTCAGGGACCACGTAGCGCTGAACGCCGCACTGCAGACTTATCGCGCCTCCCGCTGTAAGCCTGGCTTCTAA
- a CDS encoding DUF1269 domain-containing protein: MSSAQSPVYVYNTHQEAEDAIRLLSKGGFDVKKLSVIGKGYHSEENPVGFYTVGDKMKAWGGIGAFWGGLWGLLLAPAVFFLPGVGMVAMAGPVVAALVGALEGAAIVGGVSALGAALTRVGINAEQAVKYETALKADKYVLVIHGGEADVAKAHAILDISTGWKEA; encoded by the coding sequence ATGAGCTCAGCACAATCCCCAGTTTATGTTTACAACACCCATCAAGAAGCGGAGGATGCCATCCGCCTGCTAAGCAAAGGTGGTTTCGACGTAAAAAAACTATCTGTCATTGGGAAAGGCTACCACAGCGAGGAAAACCCGGTCGGTTTTTATACCGTAGGCGACAAAATGAAAGCCTGGGGAGGCATAGGCGCATTTTGGGGTGGTTTATGGGGATTACTGCTTGCTCCCGCGGTTTTCTTTTTGCCTGGCGTGGGAATGGTTGCCATGGCCGGCCCGGTTGTTGCAGCACTGGTCGGTGCCCTGGAAGGCGCGGCGATTGTGGGCGGGGTATCCGCATTAGGCGCTGCGCTGACCCGAGTTGGCATTAACGCCGAACAGGCAGTGAAATACGAAACCGCGCTGAAAGCCGATAAATATGTGCTGGTGATACACGGTGGAGAAGCCGACGTTGCCAAAGCGCATGCCATTCTAGATATTTCGACGGGATGGAAAGAAGCCTAA